Proteins co-encoded in one Timaviella obliquedivisa GSE-PSE-MK23-08B genomic window:
- the mutL gene encoding DNA mismatch repair endonuclease MutL: protein MTSEIKALPTEVIHLMAAGEVIDSLAAVVRELAENALDAGATRISIGLWLDQWRVRVADNGKSMAIADLHQAAMPHSTSKIQRKSDLWQISSLGFRGEALHSLAQLSDLEICSRPNKKDEGWHVAYNHQGNPVEVKTLAIAPGTIVTASQIFGNWLPRRQSVPPSTQQLRTIQLTVQHLALCHPHVTWQVEQSDRPWFVLWASPSPQQILPQILREVESTDLREISLVDQPNEADLLSLPDQAPGIYLLLGLPDRCHRHRPDWVKVAVNGRVVKVPELEQTIFSSLRRTLPRDRHPVCFVHLQVPTEQIDWNRHPAKTEIYLQNLADWQEQISQAIAQTLQLSSSIPDSLYTSRVSTLIKAAEAQGNYGVNSSTSQSATDSSTGSFTESSVAAFRAIAQVRQMYILVEHSSGMWLVEQHIAHERVLYEELRDRWQLVPVEPPVTLSQLSAAQIQQLERIGILVEPFGEQLWAARTVPLSLAQRQDCADALVELSQGGDLESALVATACRTAIRNGTPLSLSEMQNLIEQWQATRNPRTCPHGRPIYLPLEESSLSRFFRRHWVVGKSHGI from the coding sequence ATGACCTCCGAGATTAAAGCCCTACCGACCGAAGTCATTCACCTCATGGCGGCTGGAGAAGTGATTGACTCCTTAGCGGCGGTGGTTCGAGAACTGGCGGAAAACGCTCTGGATGCAGGCGCAACCCGAATTAGCATTGGGCTATGGCTCGATCAATGGCGGGTTCGTGTTGCCGACAATGGCAAAAGCATGGCGATCGCGGATCTGCACCAAGCCGCCATGCCCCATAGCACTAGCAAAATTCAACGCAAAAGCGATCTTTGGCAGATCTCTAGCCTGGGCTTCCGAGGTGAAGCGCTGCATAGCCTCGCTCAACTTTCTGACCTAGAAATTTGTAGCCGCCCTAACAAAAAAGATGAAGGCTGGCATGTCGCTTACAATCACCAAGGCAACCCGGTTGAGGTCAAAACTCTGGCGATCGCTCCTGGCACGATCGTCACTGCTAGTCAAATCTTCGGTAATTGGCTCCCTCGCCGCCAAAGCGTGCCTCCTTCAACACAACAGTTACGCACCATTCAACTTACCGTGCAGCATCTGGCACTCTGCCATCCTCACGTTACTTGGCAAGTCGAGCAGAGCGATCGCCCCTGGTTTGTTCTGTGGGCAAGCCCCTCTCCACAGCAAATTTTGCCGCAAATTCTACGGGAAGTAGAAAGCACCGACCTGAGAGAAATCAGTCTTGTGGATCAACCCAATGAGGCAGATTTGCTTTCCTTGCCTGATCAAGCTCCAGGAATTTATCTGCTGCTAGGCTTACCCGATCGCTGCCATCGCCATCGCCCCGACTGGGTAAAGGTTGCAGTCAATGGTCGCGTCGTCAAAGTCCCTGAACTAGAGCAAACTATCTTTAGTAGTCTACGGCGCACTCTTCCCCGCGATCGCCATCCCGTTTGCTTTGTCCATCTTCAGGTTCCAACCGAGCAAATAGACTGGAATCGCCATCCTGCTAAAACCGAGATTTATTTACAAAATTTGGCAGACTGGCAAGAGCAAATTAGTCAAGCGATCGCCCAGACTCTTCAGCTTAGCTCTAGCATTCCTGACTCTCTCTACACTTCACGAGTCAGTACCCTGATTAAAGCCGCCGAAGCTCAAGGAAACTATGGTGTCAATTCGAGCACGAGTCAATCGGCTACAGATAGTTCTACAGGTAGTTTTACAGAGAGTTCAGTTGCAGCTTTTAGAGCGATCGCACAAGTCCGGCAAATGTATATTTTGGTCGAGCATTCTAGCGGCATGTGGCTTGTAGAACAGCATATTGCCCACGAAAGAGTCCTGTATGAGGAATTGCGCGATCGCTGGCAGCTAGTTCCTGTAGAACCACCCGTCACACTCAGCCAACTTTCCGCAGCGCAGATCCAACAGCTTGAACGCATTGGCATTCTCGTTGAACCCTTTGGTGAACAGCTTTGGGCAGCCCGCACTGTCCCTCTCTCCCTTGCACAACGCCAAGACTGCGCCGATGCTTTAGTAGAACTGAGCCAAGGCGGAGATTTAGAATCTGCTCTGGTTGCTACTGCCTGCCGCACCGCCATTCGCAATGGCACACCGCTTTCCCTATCCGAGATGCAAAACTTAATCGAGCAGTGGCAAGCTACCCGCAACCCACGCACCTGTCCCCACGGTCGTCCAATTTATCTGCCCTTAGAAGAATCCAGCTTATCGCGGTTTTTCCGGCGGCATTGGGTAGTGGGTAAGAGCCACGGGATTTAG